A genome region from Roseovarius sp. THAF27 includes the following:
- a CDS encoding copper chaperone PCu(A)C — MKKYILTSTLAALLTLGGLSVPALAGPEDVVVENAWSRASIGMNRPGAAYMTIRNTGDEPVTLIGLTTPLAMMPEIHETKTNAEGVSSMSPAGEIAIAPGESVALESGGLHAMLMRLQEPMTEGDTFPLTLLFDDGGEVTVEVPILGIAARGPED; from the coding sequence ATGAAAAAGTATATTTTGACCAGCACACTGGCGGCGCTTTTGACCCTTGGAGGGCTCTCGGTGCCCGCGCTGGCCGGACCCGAGGATGTGGTCGTCGAGAACGCGTGGTCCCGCGCCTCCATCGGGATGAACCGTCCCGGGGCCGCTTACATGACGATTCGCAACACTGGCGACGAGCCAGTGACGCTGATCGGCCTTACAACACCGCTCGCGATGATGCCCGAAATCCACGAGACGAAGACAAATGCCGAAGGTGTGAGTTCCATGAGCCCGGCGGGGGAGATCGCGATCGCCCCGGGCGAGAGCGTCGCGCTCGAATCGGGGGGCCTGCACGCAATGCTGATGCGGCTACAAGAACCGATGACGGAAGGGGACACCTTTCCGCTGACCCTGCTTTTCGACGACGGAGGCGAGGTGACGGTCGAGGTGCCGATCCTCGGCATCGCCGCGCGGGGGCCAGAGGACTGA
- a CDS encoding transglutaminase family protein, with amino-acid sequence MTDPLLVPTKLLDFDAAPLAHLIENRSWRGLSEYDRIGAAHDFVRNEIAFGYNRADDIPAFEVLSDGYGQCNTKGTLLMALLRGVGIRCRLHGFTIHKGLQRGVVPELVYPLAPQEILHSWVEIEFQGAWINLEGFILDDAFLKVLQTSFSDTDSLCGYGAGTDCLGAPPVAWNGEDTYIQKTGIVQDFGVFDTPDAFYLSHEQSFGWLRGALYRHIIRHWMNARVRGFRSDRLKTDRRATHAHEEPANAT; translated from the coding sequence ATGACCGACCCCCTACTTGTACCCACCAAACTACTGGATTTTGATGCCGCGCCTCTTGCGCATCTAATTGAGAACCGCAGCTGGCGCGGCTTATCCGAATACGATCGGATCGGAGCTGCCCATGATTTCGTTCGGAATGAAATCGCGTTCGGATACAATCGTGCTGACGACATCCCCGCATTCGAAGTGCTTTCCGACGGCTACGGGCAGTGCAATACCAAAGGCACGCTCTTGATGGCGCTGCTGCGTGGTGTCGGCATTCGTTGCCGGTTGCATGGGTTTACGATCCACAAAGGCTTGCAGCGCGGTGTTGTCCCTGAGCTGGTGTATCCGCTTGCTCCGCAGGAAATTCTCCACTCATGGGTCGAGATCGAATTTCAAGGTGCCTGGATCAACCTTGAAGGCTTCATCCTGGATGACGCTTTCCTCAAAGTCCTGCAAACGTCTTTCTCGGACACGGACAGTCTCTGCGGTTATGGCGCGGGCACGGATTGCCTTGGCGCGCCTCCCGTCGCCTGGAACGGAGAAGATACCTACATTCAGAAAACCGGCATCGTGCAGGATTTCGGCGTGTTTGATACGCCGGACGCCTTCTATTTGTCCCATGAGCAATCCTTTGGATGGCTGCGTGGTGCCCTTTACCGTCATATCATACGCCACTGGATGAATGCGCGCGTTCGTGGTTTCCGCAGCGACCGCCTCAAGACTGACCGACGCGCGACACACGCGCATGAGGAGCCTGCCAATGCCACATGA
- a CDS encoding thioredoxin domain-containing protein, which produces MNRRGLILSVLAVGVAGFGGATWFATRPGPVAEAEPVAPELADAVIRPYSPILGPADAPVTIVEFFDPACEACRAFHPIVKDIMAEHGDAVRVVIRYTPFHGAASEEAIRVLEAARMQDVYEPVLEAVLREQPRWASHGAPEPGLILQIAATAGLDADAARTQMLAPDVVAILNQDRADVETVGIRQTPTFFVNGTPLDPFGEAELRRLVAAEVAAAQS; this is translated from the coding sequence ATGAACCGACGCGGCCTGATCCTGTCCGTTCTCGCTGTCGGCGTCGCCGGTTTCGGCGGAGCCACCTGGTTTGCAACCCGCCCCGGCCCGGTGGCCGAAGCGGAGCCCGTTGCTCCGGAACTTGCGGACGCGGTGATCCGCCCCTACTCGCCCATCCTCGGGCCTGCGGATGCGCCCGTCACGATCGTCGAATTCTTCGATCCGGCCTGCGAGGCCTGTCGCGCCTTTCATCCCATCGTGAAGGACATCATGGCCGAGCATGGGGATGCTGTCCGCGTCGTGATCCGCTACACGCCCTTCCACGGCGCGGCATCCGAGGAAGCCATCCGTGTGCTCGAGGCGGCGCGCATGCAGGACGTTTACGAGCCGGTGCTTGAGGCCGTTCTGCGGGAGCAGCCGAGATGGGCGTCGCACGGTGCCCCGGAACCCGGCCTGATCCTTCAGATCGCCGCCACGGCCGGGCTCGATGCAGACGCCGCGCGCACGCAAATGCTGGCACCGGATGTCGTAGCAATTCTGAACCAGGATCGTGCCGACGTCGAGACCGTGGGAATTCGCCAGACGCCCACATTCTTCGTGAACGGCACGCCGCTCGATCCATTCGGAGAGGCAGAATTGCGTCGCCTAGTGGCCGCCGAAGTCGCTGCCGCGCAAAGCTGA
- a CDS encoding cation transporter, translating to MERRTLWIVLALNIGLAVAFFATGAFGDSSALIANGLDNLSDSFVYAISLFALSRSAKWKRGAANVSGGLLILFAAGIFYDAWRRYIGGSDPLGTIMIAMALIAAAINAVCVWLLAKLKNPDVNIRAANTFSYNDFAANLGIVVAGGLVAWLGTNWPDLVVGVIVAGIAAWGGIDILRDAHGEHYKAVHTDK from the coding sequence ATGGAGAGACGGACGCTTTGGATCGTTCTGGCGCTCAATATCGGTTTGGCCGTGGCCTTTTTCGCAACAGGCGCCTTCGGCGACTCAAGTGCCCTGATCGCCAACGGGCTCGATAACCTCTCCGACAGCTTCGTCTACGCGATCAGCCTTTTCGCTTTGTCCCGATCCGCCAAATGGAAACGCGGGGCGGCGAACGTTTCCGGCGGGCTGCTGATCCTGTTCGCTGCAGGCATCTTCTACGATGCGTGGCGCCGCTACATCGGTGGGTCAGATCCGCTCGGGACGATCATGATTGCAATGGCCCTGATCGCGGCGGCTATCAACGCAGTCTGCGTTTGGCTGCTCGCTAAGCTCAAAAATCCGGACGTCAACATCCGCGCGGCCAACACCTTCAGTTACAACGATTTCGCCGCGAACCTCGGGATCGTCGTGGCCGGTGGCCTCGTCGCCTGGCTAGGAACCAACTGGCCGGACCTTGTCGTCGGTGTGATCGTCGCCGGGATCGCGGCCTGGGGCGGTATCGACATCCTGCGCGACGCACACGGCGAACACTACAAAGCGGTTCACACGGACAAATAG
- a CDS encoding helix-turn-helix domain-containing protein yields the protein MLTIGTLSKKTGTKVQTIRYYEQIGLMPEPGRTEGGQRRYDNAQLDRLSFIRHSRQLGFSLDAIRELLDLSDHPNRPCDEADAIARRQLKQVEQRMARLKALRTELKRMVHECSGGRTGDCKVLEVLRDHSECLTEHEEIGA from the coding sequence ATGCTCACGATCGGTACTCTGTCAAAGAAGACTGGCACAAAAGTGCAGACCATCCGGTACTACGAACAGATCGGACTCATGCCCGAACCTGGCAGGACCGAAGGCGGACAGAGGCGCTACGACAATGCACAGCTTGATCGACTGTCCTTCATCCGCCACTCGCGACAACTCGGTTTCTCGCTTGATGCGATCCGCGAGCTGCTCGACCTCAGCGACCATCCCAACCGGCCCTGTGATGAGGCTGATGCCATCGCGCGTCGCCAGCTCAAACAGGTGGAGCAGCGCATGGCCCGCCTGAAGGCGCTGCGCACGGAACTGAAACGCATGGTTCACGAATGCAGCGGCGGGCGGACGGGAGATTGCAAGGTGCTTGAGGTGTTGCGGGACCATTCGGAATGCTTGACCGAACACGAGGAAATCGGGGCCTGA
- a CDS encoding SCO family protein — protein MRRRAILGYGAPGVGAVALMLFVGWWQVDGPGGPEPIGQRPVALTAMDFRLTDHEGNAVGPETLIGRPTMAFFGFTYCPDVCPTTLSDISGWLDDLGDEADEMNVVFITVDPERDTVETMAEYVGYFHPAIRGWTGPEEQIARVADGFHATYERVPTESGDYTMNHSASVFLFAASGRFVIMIDYHEPREFAVPKIRRALEEETEGAT, from the coding sequence ATGCGGCGACGGGCGATCCTGGGGTATGGTGCGCCTGGTGTCGGGGCGGTCGCCCTGATGCTCTTCGTCGGTTGGTGGCAGGTCGATGGCCCCGGTGGACCTGAGCCTATCGGGCAGCGGCCAGTGGCTCTGACCGCGATGGATTTCCGTCTGACGGATCATGAGGGCAACGCGGTCGGGCCGGAAACCCTGATCGGGCGACCGACGATGGCGTTCTTCGGCTTCACCTACTGTCCCGATGTCTGCCCGACCACGCTCTCGGACATTTCGGGATGGCTCGACGATCTGGGAGACGAGGCCGACGAGATGAACGTGGTTTTCATCACGGTCGATCCCGAGCGCGACACTGTCGAAACGATGGCCGAATATGTCGGCTACTTCCATCCGGCGATTCGCGGCTGGACGGGGCCGGAGGAGCAGATAGCGCGCGTCGCGGACGGCTTCCACGCCACCTACGAAAGGGTGCCGACGGAGAGCGGCGATTACACGATGAACCACAGCGCGAGCGTCTTCCTGTTCGCAGCCTCTGGGCGGTTTGTCATCATGATCGACTATCACGAACCCAGAGAATTCGCGGTGCCGAAAATTCGCCGCGCGCTGGAAGAAGAAACGGAGGGGGCGACATGA
- a CDS encoding multicopper oxidase family protein, translating to MILHRPISRRHVLRTGAAFTALSALSPARMAMADPTGDPFVLRAASGQAALRPSPYGPTNVWSYDGSVPGPEIRVRQGDRVRVVAQNGLDEGTTIHWHGIRTPNAMDGVPFLTQDPIPFDGEFLYEFDALDAGTFWYHPHQRSSEQVGRGLYGPLIVEEADPIRVDRDMTWMLDDWRMTRDGQIADDFGNRHDAMHGGRIGNSVTINGQIPERISVQSGERIRLRLVNAANARIFGLDFGGLAPVVVALDGQPVTPHAPDGGVVVIGPAMRVDLVIDLTGKPGDAVTVIDAFYEGLEYRLVDLAYAPDRLRDTVPDWSMELPPNPLAEPVMASAARHRIVFNGGMMGQMMMGGGMGSMMDQMREGNMWFINGEAATGHMMDPLLVLPQGTSHMFEMDNRTAWHHPIHFHGHSFRVIARNGQPTRYREWQDTVLMAPEERVEIAFAADNPGDWMFHCHILEHQAAGMMGVIRVEPGTIKT from the coding sequence ATGATCCTCCACAGACCGATTTCACGAAGGCACGTGCTTCGCACAGGTGCCGCATTCACAGCCCTATCCGCTCTGTCACCTGCACGAATGGCGATGGCCGATCCAACTGGGGACCCATTTGTCCTACGCGCGGCATCCGGACAGGCCGCCCTGCGCCCGTCACCATACGGCCCGACTAATGTCTGGAGCTATGACGGATCCGTCCCCGGTCCTGAAATCAGGGTCCGGCAGGGCGACCGCGTGCGAGTTGTGGCTCAAAATGGGTTGGATGAAGGGACCACAATCCACTGGCATGGCATCCGCACGCCCAATGCGATGGACGGGGTGCCGTTCCTCACGCAGGACCCGATCCCCTTCGATGGCGAATTCCTGTACGAATTCGATGCGCTGGATGCGGGCACGTTCTGGTATCACCCGCACCAGCGCAGTTCGGAACAGGTCGGACGCGGGCTTTACGGGCCGCTGATCGTCGAGGAGGCGGACCCGATCCGCGTCGATCGCGACATGACCTGGATGTTGGACGACTGGCGCATGACCCGGGACGGACAGATTGCGGATGACTTCGGCAACCGCCATGACGCGATGCACGGCGGTCGTATTGGCAATTCCGTGACCATCAACGGTCAGATCCCCGAACGCATCTCGGTGCAATCCGGTGAGCGCATCCGCTTGCGGCTAGTCAACGCGGCGAACGCGCGGATATTCGGGCTGGATTTCGGGGGTCTTGCCCCCGTCGTGGTCGCGCTGGACGGTCAACCCGTGACGCCCCATGCCCCTGACGGCGGGGTCGTGGTGATCGGCCCGGCGATGCGTGTCGATCTGGTCATCGACTTGACCGGCAAGCCCGGAGATGCCGTGACCGTCATCGATGCCTTCTACGAGGGACTTGAATACCGTCTGGTCGATCTTGCCTACGCGCCGGACAGGCTGCGGGACACGGTGCCGGATTGGTCGATGGAGCTGCCGCCCAACCCGCTGGCCGAACCGGTCATGGCGTCGGCCGCGCGGCACCGGATCGTCTTCAACGGCGGAATGATGGGGCAGATGATGATGGGCGGCGGCATGGGGTCGATGATGGACCAGATGCGCGAGGGCAACATGTGGTTCATCAATGGAGAAGCCGCGACGGGTCATATGATGGACCCCTTGCTGGTCCTGCCGCAGGGCACGTCGCACATGTTCGAGATGGATAATCGCACCGCCTGGCACCATCCGATCCATTTTCATGGGCATTCGTTCCGTGTGATCGCCCGCAACGGACAACCGACTCGGTATCGCGAATGGCAGGACACCGTCCTGATGGCACCCGAAGAACGGGTCGAGATCGCCTTCGCCGCGGACAATCCCGGTGACTGGATGTTCCATTGCCACATTCTGGAACACCAGGCGGCGGGCATGATGGGCGTCATCCGTGTCGAACCCGGCACGATCAAAACCTGA
- a CDS encoding SCO family protein, with the protein MAGVAALAFVWLLLWSDYRADSARNDAEPPFFAEFELTDHQGMVQTEEDFAGRWMLVFFGFTNCPDVCPTTLSEVAAVMDGLGDDAAKVQPIFITIDPERDTPPALAEYVPLFDAGIIGLTGTPEQIAATSETFPIFFERVEEAAAPDGYTMGHTSHLFLFDPEAGFADSWPYGTSAEEILVDLEERI; encoded by the coding sequence TTGGCAGGCGTGGCAGCGCTTGCCTTCGTATGGCTTTTGCTTTGGTCCGATTATCGTGCCGATAGCGCCCGAAATGACGCCGAGCCGCCTTTTTTCGCTGAGTTCGAACTGACGGACCACCAGGGTATGGTTCAAACCGAGGAGGACTTTGCGGGGCGCTGGATGCTGGTTTTTTTCGGCTTTACCAACTGCCCCGACGTCTGCCCGACGACCCTATCTGAGGTCGCGGCGGTGATGGACGGTCTGGGCGACGATGCCGCCAAGGTCCAGCCGATTTTCATAACAATCGACCCTGAACGAGACACGCCCCCAGCACTCGCCGAATACGTCCCGCTGTTCGATGCGGGCATCATCGGGCTGACGGGCACGCCGGAACAGATCGCCGCGACGTCCGAGACGTTTCCAATCTTCTTTGAGCGCGTCGAAGAGGCCGCAGCGCCGGATGGTTACACGATGGGCCACACGTCGCATCTGTTCCTCTTCGACCCCGAGGCAGGCTTCGCCGACTCGTGGCCCTACGGCACCTCCGCCGAAGAGATCCTCGTCGACCTGGAAGAGAGGATCTGA
- a CDS encoding cation diffusion facilitator family transporter has protein sequence MPHDHGHAHIDPDSGDRRVAIAIWANGLLTVAQIVGGILSGSLALIADALHNFSDMASLVIAFAARKIARRPADERMTFGYGRVEIVAALVNYTTLILIGFYLIYEGGMRMIDPPEVMGWTVVILGGIALVVDTLTAMLTYSMQKGSVNIRALFLHNLSDALASVAVIVAGSLIILYDMRWVDPAITIGIAIYILYLSFTEIGGPIRTLMLGSPPDIDNEAVVEAMRKVEGVADVHHVHLWQMQEHEAALDCHVVVAAEGWSKIEEIKSAIKKRLKGEFGISHSSLEFEHEDRAHQNADLYGHGNSRDGEETHTHEKS, from the coding sequence ATGCCACATGACCACGGGCACGCGCATATCGATCCGGATTCTGGCGATCGGCGGGTTGCCATCGCGATCTGGGCGAACGGGCTTCTTACCGTTGCGCAAATCGTCGGGGGCATATTGTCGGGCAGCCTGGCACTGATCGCCGATGCGCTGCACAACTTTTCCGATATGGCCTCGCTTGTCATTGCCTTCGCCGCACGCAAGATCGCGCGCCGCCCAGCCGATGAGCGCATGACCTTCGGCTATGGTCGGGTCGAAATCGTCGCAGCCCTGGTTAACTACACCACCCTGATTTTGATCGGCTTCTACCTGATCTACGAAGGTGGCATGCGCATGATTGATCCACCCGAAGTCATGGGTTGGACCGTCGTCATTCTCGGTGGAATTGCGCTTGTGGTCGACACGCTGACCGCAATGCTGACCTATTCGATGCAGAAGGGCAGCGTGAACATCCGCGCGCTTTTCCTGCATAACCTGTCGGACGCGCTTGCTTCGGTCGCGGTTATCGTCGCTGGGTCGCTGATCATCCTTTACGACATGCGTTGGGTCGATCCTGCCATCACCATCGGCATCGCCATCTACATCCTGTATCTGTCTTTCACTGAAATAGGCGGCCCAATCCGAACCCTGATGCTCGGGAGCCCGCCGGACATCGACAACGAGGCCGTCGTCGAAGCGATGCGGAAAGTCGAAGGCGTCGCCGACGTCCACCACGTCCATCTCTGGCAAATGCAAGAGCACGAGGCTGCGCTCGACTGCCATGTCGTCGTGGCAGCCGAGGGGTGGTCGAAGATTGAAGAGATCAAGAGCGCGATCAAGAAGCGGCTGAAGGGAGAATTCGGCATCAGCCATTCCAGCCTCGAATTCGAGCACGAGGATCGCGCTCATCAGAACGCCGATCTCTATGGTCACGGTAATTCGAGAGATGGGGAGGAAACTCATACTCACGAAAAAAGCTGA
- a CDS encoding disulfide bond formation protein B, with protein sequence MNRISGETALGLAWIIALVASLAVLFIGEVLGQTPCVLCWFQRAFMFPLAIVLGLGLWWRDGRVGRYGIALALGGGAIALWHMGLYVGLVPERIQPCTATGPSCTDDNQLVFGIPIPLMALATFALIGALSALSLKDTRT encoded by the coding sequence ATGAACCGTATCTCCGGAGAAACAGCCCTCGGGCTGGCGTGGATCATCGCGCTCGTCGCCTCGCTTGCCGTGCTTTTCATCGGCGAGGTGCTGGGGCAGACGCCCTGTGTGCTGTGCTGGTTCCAGCGCGCCTTCATGTTCCCCTTGGCCATTGTCCTCGGGCTCGGCCTTTGGTGGCGGGACGGCCGCGTGGGGCGCTACGGCATCGCATTGGCGCTTGGCGGCGGCGCAATCGCCCTCTGGCACATGGGGCTGTACGTCGGTCTTGTTCCCGAACGCATCCAGCCCTGCACGGCCACCGGCCCCTCTTGCACCGATGACAACCAACTGGTCTTCGGCATCCCGATCCCGCTGATGGCGCTCGCCACCTTCGCGCTGATCGGGGCGCTGTCGGCCCTTTCATTGAAGGACACACGAACATGA